One Primulina huaijiensis isolate GDHJ02 chromosome 5, ASM1229523v2, whole genome shotgun sequence DNA segment encodes these proteins:
- the LOC140976929 gene encoding probable UDP-arabinopyranose mutase 5 isoform X1 encodes MSQISIRDEEVDIVVGALQPDLTSFMEEWRPIFSRFHLIIVKDPELKEDLKIPDGFNMDLYAKPDIDRVVGSSSSAISFSGYSCRYFGYLMSRKSYVICIDDDCIPARDSNGYIIDAVSQHITNLAAPATPFFFNTLYDPFREGTDFVRGYPFSLRNGVDCGLSCGLWLNLADYDAPTQVLKPDLRNVRYVDAVLTVPSRTMMPVSGINIGINSELVGPAMLPAFRLVKEGKLRWETVEDIWSGMCVKLVCDHLRLGVKSGLPYVWRKERGDAIESLRKEWDGVKLMEDVVPFFQSVRLSQEAVTAEDCVAEIAASVKEKLGPVNPVFYRAADTMVEWIKIWTRVRGPSRVQTQ; translated from the coding sequence atgtctCAGATTAGCATTAGAGACGAAGAGGTAGATATTGTGGTAGGTGCCCTTCAGCCAGATCTTACATCGTTCATGGAAGAGTGGAGACCAATTTTCTCCCGCTTCCACCTTATAATTGTCAAAGATCCTGAACTCAAAGAGGACCTTAAAATTCCAGATGGATTTAACATGGATCTCTATGCAAAGCCCGATATAGATCGtgttgtgggctcttcatcaagTGCAATTTCTTTTTCTGGATACTCTTGTCGGTATTTTGGCTATCTTATGTCTCGTAAAAGTTATGTAATCTGTATTGATGATGATTGTATACCTGCTAGAGATAGCAATGGGTATATAATTGATGCTGTCTCCCAGCATATTACTAACCTTGCAGCCCCTGCTACTCCATTTTTCTTCAACACTCTCTATGACCCTTTCCGCGAGGGAACTGATTTTGTTCGAGGCTACCCCTTTAGCTTAAGAAATGGGGTGGACTGCGGCCTTTCTTGTGGATTGTGGCTCAATCTAGCAGACTATGATGCTCCCACTCAAGTCCTCAAGCCAGATCTGAGAAACGTGAGGTATGTCGATGCAGTTCTCACCGTACCATCAAGAACCATGATGCCCGTTAGTGGAATCAACATAGGTATCAATAGTGAGTTGGTGGGACCGGCTATGCTTCCAGCTTTTCGCTTGGTGAAGGAAGGAAAGCTGAGGTGGGAAACGGTGGAAGATATATGGAGTGGGATGTGTGTTAAGTTAGTTTGTGATCACTTGAGGCTCGGCGTGAAAAGTGGGCTTCCCTATGTGTGGAGAAAAGAACGAGGCGATGCTATTGAAAGTTTGAGAAAAGAGTGGGATGGAGTTAAGCTGATGGAAGATGTGGTTCCGTTCTTTCAATCAGTAAGATTGTCTCAAGAGGCTGTTACAGCAGAAGATTGTGTAGCTGAGATTGCTGCATCTGTAAAAGAAAAACTGGGACCAGTTAATCCAGTATTTTATCGTGCTGCTGATACTATGGTCGAGTGGATCAAGATTTGGACACGAGTGCGCGGACCCAGTAGAGTGCAAACTCAATAG
- the LOC140976929 gene encoding probable UDP-arabinopyranose mutase 5 isoform X2 translates to MRTPPTLLSLTIDSALNNFAHISDISFLPHHILLELFLRTLKAGKLNERILRLFAATGKEEILSVIEALNIQHNLVPVLPTRNIRDEEVDIVVGALQPDLTSFMEEWRPIFSRFHLIIVKDPELKEDLKIPDGFNMDLYAKPDIDRVVGSSSSAISFSGYSCRYFGYLMSRKSYVICIDDDCIPARDSNGYIIDAVSQHITNLAAPATPFFFNTLYDPFREGTDFVRGYPFSLRNGVDCGLSCGLWLNLADYDAPTQVLKPDLRNVRYVDAVLTVPSRTMMPVSGINIGINSELVGPAMLPAFRLVKEGKLRWETVEDIWSGMCVKLVCDHLRLGVKSGLPYVWRKERGDAIESLRKEWDGVKLMEDVVPFFQSVRLSQEAVTAEDCVAEIAASVKEKLGPVNPVFYRAADTMVEWIKIWTRVRGPSRVQTQ, encoded by the exons ATGAGAACTCCGCCCACACTTCTCTCACTAACCATTGACTCTGCACTTAACAACTTCGCCCATATATCTGATATCTCTTTTCTGCCTCATCACATTCTTCTTGAGCTTTTCCTG AGAACACTGAAAGCTGGGAAACTGAATGAGAGGATATTGAGGTTGTTTGCGGCAACTGGCAAAGAAGAAATCCTTTCTGTCATCGAGGCTCTTAATATTCAACATAATCTTGTCCCTGTTCTTCCTACCCGTAA CATTAGAGACGAAGAGGTAGATATTGTGGTAGGTGCCCTTCAGCCAGATCTTACATCGTTCATGGAAGAGTGGAGACCAATTTTCTCCCGCTTCCACCTTATAATTGTCAAAGATCCTGAACTCAAAGAGGACCTTAAAATTCCAGATGGATTTAACATGGATCTCTATGCAAAGCCCGATATAGATCGtgttgtgggctcttcatcaagTGCAATTTCTTTTTCTGGATACTCTTGTCGGTATTTTGGCTATCTTATGTCTCGTAAAAGTTATGTAATCTGTATTGATGATGATTGTATACCTGCTAGAGATAGCAATGGGTATATAATTGATGCTGTCTCCCAGCATATTACTAACCTTGCAGCCCCTGCTACTCCATTTTTCTTCAACACTCTCTATGACCCTTTCCGCGAGGGAACTGATTTTGTTCGAGGCTACCCCTTTAGCTTAAGAAATGGGGTGGACTGCGGCCTTTCTTGTGGATTGTGGCTCAATCTAGCAGACTATGATGCTCCCACTCAAGTCCTCAAGCCAGATCTGAGAAACGTGAGGTATGTCGATGCAGTTCTCACCGTACCATCAAGAACCATGATGCCCGTTAGTGGAATCAACATAGGTATCAATAGTGAGTTGGTGGGACCGGCTATGCTTCCAGCTTTTCGCTTGGTGAAGGAAGGAAAGCTGAGGTGGGAAACGGTGGAAGATATATGGAGTGGGATGTGTGTTAAGTTAGTTTGTGATCACTTGAGGCTCGGCGTGAAAAGTGGGCTTCCCTATGTGTGGAGAAAAGAACGAGGCGATGCTATTGAAAGTTTGAGAAAAGAGTGGGATGGAGTTAAGCTGATGGAAGATGTGGTTCCGTTCTTTCAATCAGTAAGATTGTCTCAAGAGGCTGTTACAGCAGAAGATTGTGTAGCTGAGATTGCTGCATCTGTAAAAGAAAAACTGGGACCAGTTAATCCAGTATTTTATCGTGCTGCTGATACTATGGTCGAGTGGATCAAGATTTGGACACGAGTGCGCGGACCCAGTAGAGTGCAAACTCAATAG